A window of Rhododendron vialii isolate Sample 1 chromosome 11a, ASM3025357v1 contains these coding sequences:
- the LOC131306490 gene encoding abscisic stress-ripening protein 2-like: MTGGKHHHGHHVQEDSKPIDYAKEVKHHKHNEHLAELGAIAAGAFAVHEKHMIKKDPAHAHRHKVEERIATTVAVAAGGYALHEHHEKKEAKKHMKHHHGHHFF; the protein is encoded by the exons ATGACCGGAGGGAAGCACCACCACGGCCACCACGTTCAGGAAGACAGCAAGCCAATTGACTATGCGAAAGAGGTTAAACACCACAAGCATAACGAGCACCTCGCCGAGCTCGGTGCTATTGCTGCCGGCGCTTTCGCCGTG CATGAGAAGCACATGATAAAGAAAGATCCAGCACACGCCCACAGGCACAAGGTAGAGGAGAGAATCGCAACTACAGTCGCTGTTGCAGCCGGTGGATACGCATTGCATGAGCACCACGAGAAGAAAGAAGCAAAGAAACATATGAAGCACCACCACGGCCACCACTTCTtttaa
- the LOC131306493 gene encoding abscisic stress-ripening protein 1-like: protein MTGGKHHHHHIQEENKPIDYAQEFKHHKHNEHVAKLGAVAAVAFAKHEKHMIKKDPAHAHRHKIKQEIATTVAVAAGGYALHEHHEKKEAKKQMKKHHHGHHFF from the exons ATGACCGGAGGgaagcaccaccaccaccacattcAGGAAGAGAACAAGCCAATTGATTATGCGCAAGAGTTTAAACACCACAAGCATAACGAGCACGTCGCCAAGCTCGGTGCCGTTGCTGCCGTCGCTTTTGCCAAG CATGAGAAACACATGATAAAGAAAGATCCAGCACACGCTCACAGGCACAAGATAAAGCAGGAAATCGCAACTACAGTCGCAGTTGCAGCCGGTGGATACGCATTGCATGAGCACCATGAGAAGAAAGAAGCaaagaaacaaatgaagaagCATCACCACGGCCACCACTTCTTTTAA